A segment of the Microcoleus sp. AS-A8 genome:
TTTGAATGCATTCCAGCTTTTTCTCTGACGAAAGTGAAAAAAGAGGGGAACTGAATTGTCCCGGCTTAAGCCGATAACAGAATGCGCTTTATCCCTAATGCTTGCGTGTTCTCATTCAACCACTTCATTCACCTCAAAGCGCTAATCTACCCTTTCAGGAGTACTATATGGCAACAGAAGATATCCGCTTTGCCACATTCAATGCGTCGTTAAATCGCAACAGCCAAGGTCAACTGATTTCAGACCTCTCGACTCCCAATAACACTCAAGCAAGGAACGTTGCAGAAATTATTCAGCGAAATAATCCCGACGTTCTGCTCATCAATGAGTTTGACTACTACCCTAACGGAACAGCAGCGAAACTTTTTCAGGAGAACTATCTCTGGGTAAGTCAGAACGGCGCGAACCCTGTTGATTATCCTTACTTCTACGTTGCTCCCTCCAATACAGGAATTGCATCGGGATTTGACTTGAACAACAATGGCACAGTTGTAACTACGCCTGGTGCGCCTGGATATGGGGATGATGCCTTGGGGTTTGGCAACTTTCCCGGTCAATATGGGATGGTACTCTACTCCAAGTATCCAATCGATACCGAGAATATTCGCACCTTTCAAGAATTTCTTTGGAAGGACATGCCCGGTGCTTTACTGCCCGATAATCCCGATACGCCCGAACCAAACGACTGGTACTCCCCTGAAGAACTTGAAGCCTTTCGCCTTTCCTCCAAAAGTCACTGGGATGTCCCTGTTGAGGTTAATGGTGAAACCATACACGTTCTTGTTAGCCACCCGACACCGCCGACATTCGATGGACCTGAAGACCGCAACGGCAGGCGCAACCATGACGAGATTCGCTTCTGGGACGACTATATTACTCCCGGTGAAGGCAGCTACATCTACGATGATCAAGGCAACTACGGTGGACTGACTCCTGAGTCGCGCTTTGTGATCATGGGCGACCAGAATGCCGATCCCAATGATGGAGACAGCGTTGATAACGCCATCCGCCAACTGCTTGACAATCCACTAGTCAACACTAGCGTCACTCCAAATAGTGAGGGCGGTACCGAACAGGCAGCATTGCAGGGAGGTGCCAATGTCACTCATATCACCGACCCAGCCTTTGATACGGCAGACTTTGCCGATGGTGCCCCTGGAAATCTGCGCGTCGATTATGTGCTGCCCTCAAAAAACCTAGATATTACCGACTCGGCAGTGTTCTGGCCCGAAAGTGATGACCCCCTGTTCCCTCTAGTCGGCACGTTCGACCCCACTCTCCCTGGTGGTTTCCCCAGTTCCGACCATCGCTTAGTGCGGGCAGATATCGCGGTTGAACCTTCTACCCCTGATTTCAACCGTCAAACCGTTAATGGTGTGGAATTTATTGGAGAAGTTACCTTCCCGACCGGGTATACCTTTGAGGGGACTCAAGTGGGCGGTTTATCGGGCATTACTTACGATCGCTTCAATAATGTCTTTTACAGCATTTCCGATGACCGCAGCCAGTTTAATCCAGCGCGGTTCTACACCCTCAGCATTGATCTAAGTGACGGTTCCTTAGACAAGGGGGATGTTAAGTTTAAAGATGTGACCACTCTCAGCGATGAGAACGGCAATCCTTTTCCACAGTTCAGTCTCGACCCAGAAGGCATTGCCTTTTCTGAACGAGGAACCTTGTTTATCTCCTCTGAAGGAGAGCGAACTACCACTCGGTTAATCAACCCCTTCATTAACGAGTTCTCGCTTCAAGGAAAGCACTTCGACGAGTTGTCCGTGCCGGATAAGTTTGAACCCGCAGGAACAGGCGCGGATGACCCCGGTATCCGCAACAATCTAGCGTTCGAGAGTTTGACGATTACCCCCAATCAACGCTACCTATTTACCGCGACAGAGAACGCTCTCGTTCAGGATGGGCCAGCGGCGACACTCACTAACGGTAGTCCGTCCCGGATTTTGCAGTATGATTTGCAAACCGGACAAGAGGTTGGGGAATTTTTGTACGTTACCGACCCCGTTGCAGATGCGCCCAATCCATCTGGTGGCTTTAATACTAACGGTTTGGTTGAGTTACTGGCTCTCGATAATAATGGCACATTCCTCACTCTGGAGCGCTCATTCTCCACTGGCGTCGGTAACAGTGTTAAGTTGTACGAGACGAGCATCCTGGGAGCAACGGATATTAGCAACCTGGATAGCGTAAACGGCGTCGATGTTGATGCCCCTGCCCGGAAACGCTTGCTGCTTGACTTCGGGGAATTGGGGATAACTCTGGATAATCTAGAAGGTCTTGCCCTTGGCCCAACACTGCCAGATGGGAGGCAGTCGTTGATTGTTGTGGCTGATAACAATTTTTCAGATACTCAATTTACCCAAATCTTAAACTTTGCGATCGATCTCAATACCATCCCTAGTGCCGAACCCATCGTTGGTGGCGATGGAAGCGATACCTTATTTGGAGAGAACGGTAACGACACAATTCAAGGTCGTGGTGGCAACGACCTAATCTGCGGAGGCGAGGGACTCAACACGCTCTTGGGTGACGGTGGCGACGATCTAATTTACGGCGGTTCGCAAGCCGATACCATCGTTGGTGGAACGGGTAATGACACCATCTACACCAGCCAAGGCAATAATACCGTGTATGGCGGTGCTGGGAATGACATCATTTATTCGGGTTCTGGCAGCGATTGCGCGAAGCACACCGACAGAGCTGATCGCATTGATGCTGGTAAGGGTAACGATATCATCTGGCTTGGTGGCGGTCAGGATGTTGTCATTCTGGCAAGAGGTAATGGTGTCGATACCATCAACAACTTCCAGTTGGGTCAAACTCAAATTGGTCTATCGGGTGGCTTAAGATTTGAGGACTTGGCGATTTTTCAAGATGACAGTGCTACCCTAATTCGTGCAGGCAGTGAACTGTTGGCCTCGTTGAGTTGGGTACAAGCCAGCCATATCAATGCTGATTCCTTCGTAACTGTTTAGTTATTGCATAGAAAGCCGATTAGCTTAGCTTTCAAGAAGAGAAGGGCGCTGCCGGGGCAGTGGTATCGCCTTGGTGCTTTGAGTCATTCAAAGAGGCGAGTCCGGGGTTTGAGTATCATCCTTTCCAGAAAGTTACGCGCTTGCTCTCGGCTCCAGGTGTGCCAATTGAACCTGTTGAAAATTAGAAGCTTCAAACTTTTTAAATTTCGTAATTAATTGCTGTACCAAATAACTTAGAGCCAAGTTAAGCCAAGGGGACATGAGCAATCCTTATAAATTAAATACCCAAAACCTTTCTCTAATACCGAAAACTCACATTAC
Coding sequences within it:
- a CDS encoding esterase-like activity of phytase family protein → MATEDIRFATFNASLNRNSQGQLISDLSTPNNTQARNVAEIIQRNNPDVLLINEFDYYPNGTAAKLFQENYLWVSQNGANPVDYPYFYVAPSNTGIASGFDLNNNGTVVTTPGAPGYGDDALGFGNFPGQYGMVLYSKYPIDTENIRTFQEFLWKDMPGALLPDNPDTPEPNDWYSPEELEAFRLSSKSHWDVPVEVNGETIHVLVSHPTPPTFDGPEDRNGRRNHDEIRFWDDYITPGEGSYIYDDQGNYGGLTPESRFVIMGDQNADPNDGDSVDNAIRQLLDNPLVNTSVTPNSEGGTEQAALQGGANVTHITDPAFDTADFADGAPGNLRVDYVLPSKNLDITDSAVFWPESDDPLFPLVGTFDPTLPGGFPSSDHRLVRADIAVEPSTPDFNRQTVNGVEFIGEVTFPTGYTFEGTQVGGLSGITYDRFNNVFYSISDDRSQFNPARFYTLSIDLSDGSLDKGDVKFKDVTTLSDENGNPFPQFSLDPEGIAFSERGTLFISSEGERTTTRLINPFINEFSLQGKHFDELSVPDKFEPAGTGADDPGIRNNLAFESLTITPNQRYLFTATENALVQDGPAATLTNGSPSRILQYDLQTGQEVGEFLYVTDPVADAPNPSGGFNTNGLVELLALDNNGTFLTLERSFSTGVGNSVKLYETSILGATDISNLDSVNGVDVDAPARKRLLLDFGELGITLDNLEGLALGPTLPDGRQSLIVVADNNFSDTQFTQILNFAIDLNTIPSAEPIVGGDGSDTLFGENGNDTIQGRGGNDLICGGEGLNTLLGDGGDDLIYGGSQADTIVGGTGNDTIYTSQGNNTVYGGAGNDIIYSGSGSDCAKHTDRADRIDAGKGNDIIWLGGGQDVVILARGNGVDTINNFQLGQTQIGLSGGLRFEDLAIFQDDSATLIRAGSELLASLSWVQASHINADSFVTV